AGGTGTATGTTCCGCACCTTGAAATCCATACGTAATAATTCGACCAAATCGTTGATTTCTCATAATCTGAACGGTCTGCTTAAATAAATGAAACACTGAACTTAAATTTCCGTTCATCATTTCATACCATTCATCATCGGTATAATCAGCTAACTTCTTACGTTCAAAAATATATGGACCTGCATTATGAATTAATAAATCAATCCTGCCATACTTCTCTTTAATCTCTTCAACCATTCGAACGATATCTTCTTTTTTTGTGACGTCACCTTGTACAAAATGAAGACGGTGCTCTAGTTCCTTATAGACGGAACGCATATTTTCAACAGATTCATTATCACTTCGGTAATTTACAGTGACACTATAGCCTTGTTCTAATAGTTTCTCTGTCACTTTTCGACCTAGACCTTTACTACCTGCTGTAATGAACGCATGTCTCAATGGTATCCCTCCTTTTTCATACATACCCATTCTTAAACAATATAGTTAATTTACTCACTTTTCCTATTCTATTGGATTACAAACATAAGATGCAACGTATTACCCTTCTAATCTGTTATATAATAACTGTAACGAAAATTCAAAAAAGAAGCCCTGCGTAACACAGAACTTCTTCACATTCATCATTACTATTGAAAATCAACAACGATGCTCAATGGTAATACCACCTTATAATATTATCGCTATTAAACCACCTGAACCTTCATTAATAATTCGTTCCAATGTTTCTTTTAACTTATATCGTGCGTTTTCAGGCATTAACGCAAGCTTCGCCTGTATGCCTTCACGTACAATTGAGCTTAGACTACGTCCAAAAATGTCAGAATTCCAGATTGATAATGGGTCTTCCTCGAAATCTTGCATTAAATAACGTACAAGTTCTTCACTTTGTTTTTCAGTTCCAATAATTGGTGAGAATTCACTCTCAACATCCACTTTTACCATATGAATAGATGGAGCAACTGCCTTCAAACGGACACCAAATCGTGAACCTTGACGAATTATTTCTGGCTCATCTAAACTCATGTCTTCTAATGCTGGTGCTGCAACTCCATATCCGGTTTGCTTAACCATTCGAAGTGCATCAGAAACTTGATCATACTCAACTTTGGCATAAGCAAATTCTTGCATGAGCTCTAATAAATGATCTTTACCTCTTATTTCTACTCCAACTACTTCTTTTAAGATTTGGTCATAAAGATTGTCAGGTGCAAATAGATCAATCTCAGCAATCCCTTGCCCCATCTCAATTCCAGCAAGAGACGCGCGATCCAAATATTCATAATCACTAAACTGTCCTACAACACGATCAACATCACGAAGTCTTTTAATATCTTTTACAGTATCTTTTACTGCTTCTTGATAATTTTGACGTAACCAATGATCCTCTTTAAGTACCATCACCCAGCTTGGCAAATTAACATTCACCTCTAAGACTGGGAATTCATATAATGCTTCACGGAGAACACCATATACATCTTTTTCTGTCATGCCTTCTACACTCATCGCAAGTACTGGAATATCATATTTCTCATTCAACTTTTTTCGAAGATTCTCGGTTTCAGGGTGATGAGGATGTGCAGAGTTGATGACCATAATGAATGGTTTTCCTACTTCCTTCAGTTCATCAATGACACGTTCTTCAGCTTCTAAGTAATTCGAACGAGGAATTTCACCAATTGAACCGTCAGTAGTTACTACTACACCCAACGTTGAATGCTCTTGGATAACTTTTCTCGTTCCAATCTCAGCTGCTTCATGGAATGGAATAGATTCTTCATACCATGGCGTATTAATCATACGAGGCCCATTTTCATCTTCGTAACCTTGTGCACCTGGTACTGTATAACCGACACAATCAACAAGACGAATGTTTACCTCCAGCCCTTCATCAACATCTACTCGAACAGCCTGATTTGGTACGAATTTCGGTTCTGTCGTCATAATCGTTTTTCCTGCTGCGCTTTGTGGCAGTTCATCTTGTGCTCTTGCTTTATCCGATTCATTCTCAATATTCGGCAGTACGACTAATTCCATAAACTTCTTAATAAATGTTGATTTTCCTGTTCGCACGGCACCGACAACTCCCAAATAAATGTCACCGCCCGTACGTTCTGCAATATCTTTGAAAATATCTACCTTTTCCATTATACTACCTCCCATAATTTACTAATTGGGATATTCTTAAACAGCTCAGATGATTAATTCTATTTTATTAGGACAATACATATGTATGTTGTTGTCCATCTTTATTAGAACTAATCTCTCACCGTTTCCCGCTTTTTTTTAGAAAAGGGCACGTCCTCATGAAAAGATAATAAATGAAAATAACCCTTTTCTCTTACAACATTATGCAAAAGAAAAGGGTTCATGATAAGAATATAGAATTTTACTAGATTATTTTTCGTTACTGCTTTAAAAAGACAGGTTCTCCATTTTCAACTGTATATGGAAGCGAATAAGCAGGTAAAACAGGATAATTTTCTACAAGAAGCTGCCTAATATCATCTCCATACTTATAATCATGTTCATAGTTATTCAATGCCTCATACAAATCAGAAGCATAATCGATATAGATTTCCCCTGTTCCATCAGTAACAAGTGGTAAATGATTGCCGGAATAAGGACTTCTTACGAATGGGGCAGTATCATAACCAAGCTTAGCGAAATCAAGAGAATACACTCCAGACCCTATTTCTTCTTTGAAAGGAGGATATTTTTCTTTATCCCGATAAATCATCAAACGTAGCTTAAGATCCCGAATATTGTCTATAGAGACTAGGTCAATCACTTTAACAGTTGGATCATTCTCAACATCAGTTAAGACAAACTGATAGATACCACCACTTTCATATGCTGATCCTGGTGCATCCTGTATATACTTTGGTGTAAGTCTATTAAAGTCAATCGGGTATTTTAAGTATACAGGTGTATCACTTTCTCTCGTTCTAATTGGAAGTAAACCATTATTATCTTGTTGAAAGGCGTCGACAGCTAATTGAACAGCTTGAAGCTGTGATTCATAAGGTACTTGATTTTTCGAAAGACGCTCTTGCGGATACATACAACCTGTTAAAAAAAGTAGCAGTACCGCTATCATAAGCAAATACTTGTTAAGAACTTTCATTTTCCTGTATGTACACTCCTTCTTATGTATGCTCATTCAGGTACAGGTCCACTAAAGACGACAAAAAATATTATAATTCCAGCCAATATCATCAATACATAGGCGATAAACGAAGTTATAAAGCGAAAAATTCCTGGTTTCAATTTACCACGACTAAACATAATTAATACTACAGATACGAACATAAAAATAATGCCCGCAAACGAAATCCACATTTTCATCAATGCTACCGACATTTTTTCACCTCTCCTTTTTCCGTCCCCCATTATAGCATACATTTCGTTTCCTTCGGAATGTTATTCCAACTAACACAGGATACTTGTCCTTACTTTACACATTTATTTAAAACTCGAAAATGATTCAAATGAACTAGTTAGACAAAAAAATGAAGCAGTACAATGCACTACTTCAAAATAACGAATATACTCCCAATTACAAAACTGTCCAACCCAAAGGGTGAGTTCACTTTAACTTATGCAAACTTGTTCACTTTCGACCCCGCCATGTGCCCAAGTTCTTCATTTGTTCGTGCCCAGTTTGACGAAACCTGTGAAAATCGAGCGGCTTATGAGATTGAAGGATATCCTTAACAATCTTATCCTCTTCTGACTTTGACAAATCTGAATTACTCCATGTTGAGAATGAACGCACAACATGCCTTACTATCTTTTCATCCTTTGATGATCTGTAATTTCTCACATCTCGTCAACTCCCTCGCTGGCGCTTTTCTCTTCATATCATATGCCTCCAGCGAGTTAATGTGCTAATCCATACTTACATGATTTTTATTTAATGTACTAACAAACCAAATGATGAAATTACAATAGCTACAAACTCAAAATTCATGTCTCAATTCTTGAAACTTAATCGATACTAATAACCTATGACCTTGAGGCGAAGTCTCGTAAATCTTCCATCTCATGTGTACGCATACGAGTCATTAATTCATCAACAATTTCTTTTGGTGATTCATTTTCAAACAAAATTTTATAGATAGCAGTTGTAATTGGCATCGACACGTTATTTGTTGAAGCAAATTGATAAACAGCTTTAGTTGTGCGAACACCTTCAACAACCATCCCCATATTATCTAGCACTTCATCAAGCTTATGCCCTTGCCCTAACATATTACCAGCACGCCAATTTCGACTATGCTTACTCGTACATGTAGCAATTAAATCACCAATTCCAGTTAGACCTGAGAAAGTCATCGGATTTGCTCCCATATGAGTCCCAAGTCGAGCAATTTCAGCAAGCCCACGTGTCATAAGAGCTGCCTTCGTATTGTCTCCATAACCAAGTCCATCTGAAATTCCAGCTCCTAGAGCAACGATATTCTTAAGTGCTCCACCAATCTCAACTCCGACAACGTCTGGATTTGTATACACTCGAAAATGTTTGTTAATAAACAAGTCTTGCACAGCTTCTGCTGCTTTAATCGATGTCGATGATGATGTAACAGTCGTTATTTGTCGACAACTGACTTCCTCTGCATGGGAAGGTCCTGACAACACAACAATAGCAGAAAGCAAATGTTCCGGTACCTCTTCAGCGATCATTTCAGAAATACGTTTGAATGTTCCAGGCTCCATCCCTTTACTCGCATGAATAATCGTGAGTGGTCTGTCCACAAAAGAAACAAGCTTTCTTAAAACCTCACGAACAGCACTTGTCGGGACAGCCATTAGGATCGTATCTATACCTATTAAGCTCTCTTCTAATGAATCATATCCAATAATGCTTGCAGGTAACTTCACATCAGGTAGGTACAAGTCATTTGTATGTTTCGAGTTAATTTCTTCTACTTGCTCCTTACGATGTGACCATAAGCGTACATTGTGTTTATTATCAGCAAGAACCATCGCAAGTGCTGTTCCCCAACTTCCTGCTCCTAATACTGTAATCTCTGACATACACTCACATCCTTCATTGTTATTTCAAATTAAATCGTATTTAATCTTTGATTATCTTATCTCGACATATGAGTAAGCTAATCAAAGCTGTCTCTCATGAATTTTTGATTTTCCACTTATCAATTGTTCATTCAACTTATAATCCAGCGGAAGAGTATGGGAAACCCCCAGCCAATGAAAATCCCACTTTATTTGCGAGCTCGTGGGAATATTTTAATTGGCGTACCTTTAAAGCCAAACGCTTCTCGAATTTGATTTTCAAGAAATCGTAAATAAGAGAAGTGCATCAATTCAGGATCATTAACAAAAATAACAAAAGTTGGTGGTTTCACCGCAACTTGAGTAGCATAATAAATTTTCAAACGTCTTCCCTTATCTGTAGGTGTAGGATTCATCGCAACTGCATCCATAACGACTTCGTTTAGGATATTCGTTTGAACACGTAAGTTATGATTCTCTGCGACTTGATCAATCATCGGTACTAATGCATGTAAACGCTGTTTAGTTTGTGCCGAGACGAACACAATCGGTGCATAATCAAGAAATTGGAAATGAGCACGAATTTTCTTTTCGAATTCATTCATCGTACGCTCATCTTTTTCAACCGCATCCCACTTATTCACTACGAGAACAACCCCACGGCCTGCTTCATGTGCGTAACCTGCAATCTTTTTATCTTGTTCAATAATTCCTGTCTCAGCATCGATAACGACAAGAACGACATCAGAACGTTCAATTGCTCGCAATGCACGTAATACGCTATATTTTTCAGTACTTTCATAGACTTTTCCTTTTTTACGCATACCTGCAGTATCAATAATGACATATTCTTGTCCATCACGTTTGAATTCACTATCAATAGCATCTCGAGTTGTTCCTTCTATATCACTTACAATAACACGTTCCTCACCTAACATCGCATTAACCATTGAAGATTTTCCAACATTCGGACGTCCAATGAGAGAAAAATAGATTTTATTTTCATCTCTTTCTTCACGATTATCTTTTGGAAAATGTTCTGCCGCTACATCTAACAAATCCCCTAGACCAAGTCCATGAGTTCCTGAAATTGGATATGGCTCACCACATCCAAGCGAATAGAAATCATATATATGCTCACGCATATCAGGATTATCAATTTTATTTACTCCTAAGACCACCGGCTTTTTGGAACGGAAAAGAATTTTTGCGACCTCTTCATCCGCTCCAGTTACACCTTCACGTCCATTTGTTAAAAACACGATGACATCTGCTTCATCGATTGCTAACTCTGCTTGTTCGCGAATTTGAGTCATGAAAGGAGCATCACTAATTTCAATACCACCTGTATCAATAATATTAAAATCGTAATTCAACCACTCAGCTGAGCTATATATTCTATCGCGTGTTACCCCTGGAACATCTTCTACAATCGATACACGTTCCCCTACAATTCGATTAAATATTGTCGACTTTCCAACATTTGGGCGTCCAACAATTGCAATTACTGGCTTTGCCATTTCTCTCATCCTTTCAACAAACACTTATACACAATTATTCAAAGACTAATTATTTAAATTTACTAATAACACTAATTTACAATTATTACTTGTTCAAAAAGAATGGCCAAAAAATCCCCATATAGTATAGAAACATAGGCTAGATGTATGCACATAGATACGTGTGATAAGAAAACGCAGAGGTACACACACAATTTCCCCACGACTTTTTGAACAACCTCTTAATAGAAAAACCCTTCTCCTACAGTGAAAGCATACAACTTGTAGCTACCACACAATAGAAAACAGGGTCATACACTAAGTTAACTTGTTTATTATAGCAACCTAATATACATTTGACAATTTAATTAAAAAATAGGTGCACATAAAGGTTGCAAAGGTCTTCAGTATATTGTTAAGAGTAAATTCCATCCTATTAATGTTTCACTATAATATATAGATCTTTTGTTAGCTGATGAGCGATCCCATCTAATATTGCTTCTAGGTTTGCTGAAATAGTTTCCATTTCCTCGTCGGTATTGCATATGAAAACGGAAGGCCCACTTCCTACCTTTTCAGGTGTCGTCGTAATTGTAGCTAAAATATACTTCTGTAGCTCCATTATTGTGGACGCTCCTTCTCACTTGCTTTTGATTCAGTCGGCATTCGAATTGCATTCTCCAAAATTGGTACATTCCCAATAATTCTGATCGCCTTATCAACATTACGTTCTTGAGGAAGAATGAACACTCCTATCCTCCCATCATTTAAATCACGTTTAATAAGTGGAACGAGTGCGGGTGTACCAGAATCACGATACACACCTAACGACACCGAAATATCATGTAATATTGCTTGACGCTGTCCTAAATTTGCAATCGTCGAAACAACATCAAGGTTCTTAGGAGTTAAGATGAATCCCATTCCATGTTCTAAAATTTCTTCTTGACGAGCAGGCAAACCAATATTCATTATGTAAATGTTATCAATGTATAAACCAGCTCCCTCGAATCGTAACGATTCTTGTTGAATATCGACGATTTCTTTTAACGTCCCACCCGACATTAGACGATGGGAAATTATAATAGCTACTAATCCTGCAAAAATACCTGCCCATACATTCCAAACGAGGTAAGCTAAGGTTGCAGCAAATGAAGTTAATATCACAAGATAGTTGCGACTCTCAAATGCGATTGCTATCCCTTCAATATACGTATTACCTCTAGGAACAAGTTCATAGGCATCTAGCTCAGTTAATGTATCTCGTTCCATATTACGAACGTCACGGAATTGGGAAGCCGCAAGAGTTAAAAAAGTTATAGCAGTAAATTCCTCTTCCATTATCGCTGGAACTAATACAGTTCCAAGCCCAGCTGCGATAAAACCAAGTGATACATGAATAACTTTACCATGTAAATAAGTAGGATACTGCCTGTAATCTGTTTTCAACATTGATAGCCTTGAAAGTGTGCCCAATATTACTCCAAAGAGTATCGGTAATGTATATTCATTCACTTTTTCATCACTGCCTCTCACTATATGTCCAATATCGTTTCATTGAAGAAATCATCCACTCTGCTAACGACAACATAAACAAAAATCCTAATCCAGCTGTCAGCAAGTCTAAAAATTTTAATCCTCCAATTGTCCCATAATAGGAATAACGATAAAGCATCATCGTATAGAGCCACTCCCCTTGACACATTCCAATTACTAATGAGAGCACCCTTTGCAAAAACATATCACTCATTAACCAAACTAATATGAACATTAAACCTGATAACAACCATTGTCGATGTGCAATGATCCAAATTGGATCAAACATTTCAAATAAATGAAAAGCAACAAAGGCAGCTGTAACAGTCAATGTCATAATCATTAAGTACAGGTTTTGGAGTTTTGACAAATAATAACTAGTACCTAACGCAAAACAGAGTAACACTATATAACTTCCGCTAATTTCATAAGAATATACTGTAATTTTCCAATTTGATAATGCAATACAACTAAGTAAACCGTAACTTAATATCGTTCGTGTAGAACTTTTATTCATAAAAAACGTTACAATTATCCAGCCAATCCAACTAACCCAGTAGAAAAATAAACCCTCCATTAAATGACCTCCATCTTTCACCATTATGACTTTTTTCTACTTCTTTCATTCCTTCTTATTTAGAAATATCTTTTTTCACTAATATTTCATATCGATCTATTTCAAACTAAGGGGGAAAGAATCGTAAGGAGGAATTCACATGGGTAAAGACCGTCAAGAAAAAAAGCTTCGTAAAAAAGAGGGTTTAGAAAACGATCGTGATCAACGCTTAAATTATAAAGGCTCAACGACAATGGAAAGCCCTGAAGAAGCTCGAAACCGAAACAGACAATAATGGCAATTGAAAGTAATATTACTGTCTGTATCTATTAAACAATTCAAGTTTTCACGTTAAGATATCGGTTTCATAACCATTAAAAATAGCCTATCGTTTTCCCAACGATAGGCTATTTTTAATAATTATTTAAAAAGATTCTTCATCGAACAGTACGACTACTATATAGTGTCGTATCAATTCCACGTTCAGTTAACCAGTGCTGTGTTGAACCAGCAATAACAAGAGGTGCACGTTGTAATTCGGCAATCGAATTCACACCGAGTGCAGTCATGATGATCTTTAAATCTACATGTAATTGTTCAATTTCAGATATTAATGCAGCTTCACCCTCTTGTAGCGCAATGTTGAGGAAGAACCCTGCTATACCAACTGCAGAAGCACCTAGTGCTAACGATTTTGCTACATCCATTGCATTCTGAATTCCTCCTGATGCTATAATCGGTACATTATCTCGACCTGTAGTAGCCTCTACAATAGATGCTGCTGTAGAAATGCCCCATTCATTGAAATAGGATAATATATGTACACGACGCTCATTTTCTACTTTAGAGAAATTAGTTCCCCCAAAACCCCCAATATCAATGATTGAAACACCTACACTTTCTAACTGTTTCACTGTTTCCCGACTCATTCCAAACCCAACTTCTTTTACAATTATCGGAACTTTTAAACAGTTAGCAATCTGTTCAATTCGTTCTAGGGCCCCACTAAAACACCGATCACCTTCAGGCATAACAAGTTCTTGAATCACATTTAAATGAATTTGCAACGCATCTGCATTAAGCATTTCTACTGCTTGTTCTGCTTGTTCAACTGTTGCTTCACTACCAAGATTCGCAAACACAACGCCATTTGAATTTTCTTTGCGTACAATTTCAAATGTCTTACGTTCTTCATCATGTTTTAGTGCTGACATTTGTGAACCAACGGCAATACTAATACCTGTTGCGTTTGCAACGCGAGCTAACATCTGATTCAGTTCTAACGTCTTTTCTCCACCGCCACCAGTCATCGCATTGATAAAAAGAGGCGAACTTAATGAAAGTTCGCCTACTTTTGTATTGAGCTTTACTTGCTCAACATCAGTATCTGGAAGTGATTGATGCACAAACTTGACATCATCTAATCCGTGCGTGCGATTTTGACCAGTAGACAGTGCATGTTGAATGTGCTCAATTTTCCGCTGCTGTCTAGACAAAATTCATCACCATATTATTTAAATTTTTTCAAATCGTCTCCTAGAATATCACCAAGTTGGAATCCAGAAGTCGTTTCTTCATCAGATTGATAAGAGCTATAATCTTCTTTTGCTGGTTTGTTTTCCTCAAGTTCGCGAATACTAAGCGAAATACGTTTCTCATCTGTACTAACATCAAGGACTTTAACCTTAACAGTTTGACCCTCTTCAAGCACTTCATTCGGTGTACCAATATGTCGGTTCGCAATTTGTGAAATGTGTACAAGACCTTCAACACCTGGTAGTACTTCAACAAACGCACCGAATGTTACAAGTCGTTTAACTGTACCCTCTAGTACGCTACCAGCTTTCACTTCTTCACTTACCTGCTCCCATGGACCAGGAAGAGTATCTTTAATTGATAAGGAAATGCGCTCATTATCACGGTCAACACTTAATACCTTCACGTTAACACTTTGACCTTCTTCAACAACTTCAGAAGGTTGTTCAACATGATGATGCGCTAACTGAGAAATATGTACAAGCCCATCTACACCACCAATATCAACAAATGCACCAAAATCAGTTAATCGTTGTACAGTTCCTGAAAGTACTTGACCTTCTTGTAATGAATCAAGAGTGTCATGTTTCTTCTGTTCAAGTTCA
The sequence above is a segment of the Bacillus solimangrovi genome. Coding sequences within it:
- a CDS encoding SDR family oxidoreductase, translating into MRHAFITAGSKGLGRKVTEKLLEQGYSVTVNYRSDNESVENMRSVYKELEHRLHFVQGDVTKKEDIVRMVEEIKEKYGRIDLLIHNAGPYIFERKKLADYTDDEWYEMMNGNLSSVFHLFKQTVQIMRNQRFGRIITYGFQGAEHTPGWVNRSAFAAAKVGLVSLTKSIALEEAEYGITANMVCPGNIIGKMKETSISEARLIRDEHTPIGRPGTGEDIARTIVFLCEEDADMITGSVIEVTGGVDVINRFR
- the spoIVA gene encoding stage IV sporulation protein A; protein product: MEKVDIFKDIAERTGGDIYLGVVGAVRTGKSTFIKKFMELVVLPNIENESDKARAQDELPQSAAGKTIMTTEPKFVPNQAVRVDVDEGLEVNIRLVDCVGYTVPGAQGYEDENGPRMINTPWYEESIPFHEAAEIGTRKVIQEHSTLGVVVTTDGSIGEIPRSNYLEAEERVIDELKEVGKPFIMVINSAHPHHPETENLRKKLNEKYDIPVLAMSVEGMTEKDVYGVLREALYEFPVLEVNVNLPSWVMVLKEDHWLRQNYQEAVKDTVKDIKRLRDVDRVVGQFSDYEYLDRASLAGIEMGQGIAEIDLFAPDNLYDQILKEVVGVEIRGKDHLLELMQEFAYAKVEYDQVSDALRMVKQTGYGVAAPALEDMSLDEPEIIRQGSRFGVRLKAVAPSIHMVKVDVESEFSPIIGTEKQSEELVRYLMQDFEEDPLSIWNSDIFGRSLSSIVREGIQAKLALMPENARYKLKETLERIINEGSGGLIAIIL
- a CDS encoding DUF2768 domain-containing protein, with the translated sequence MSVALMKMWISFAGIIFMFVSVVLIMFSRGKLKPGIFRFITSFIAYVLMILAGIIIFFVVFSGPVPE
- a CDS encoding stage VI sporulation protein F, coding for MRNYRSSKDEKIVRHVVRSFSTWSNSDLSKSEEDKIVKDILQSHKPLDFHRFRQTGHEQMKNLGTWRGRK
- a CDS encoding NAD(P)H-dependent glycerol-3-phosphate dehydrogenase codes for the protein MSEITVLGAGSWGTALAMVLADNKHNVRLWSHRKEQVEEINSKHTNDLYLPDVKLPASIIGYDSLEESLIGIDTILMAVPTSAVREVLRKLVSFVDRPLTIIHASKGMEPGTFKRISEMIAEEVPEHLLSAIVVLSGPSHAEEVSCRQITTVTSSSTSIKAAEAVQDLFINKHFRVYTNPDVVGVEIGGALKNIVALGAGISDGLGYGDNTKAALMTRGLAEIARLGTHMGANPMTFSGLTGIGDLIATCTSKHSRNWRAGNMLGQGHKLDEVLDNMGMVVEGVRTTKAVYQFASTNNVSMPITTAIYKILFENESPKEIVDELMTRMRTHEMEDLRDFASRS
- the der gene encoding ribosome biogenesis GTPase Der, translated to MAKPVIAIVGRPNVGKSTIFNRIVGERVSIVEDVPGVTRDRIYSSAEWLNYDFNIIDTGGIEISDAPFMTQIREQAELAIDEADVIVFLTNGREGVTGADEEVAKILFRSKKPVVLGVNKIDNPDMREHIYDFYSLGCGEPYPISGTHGLGLGDLLDVAAEHFPKDNREERDENKIYFSLIGRPNVGKSSMVNAMLGEERVIVSDIEGTTRDAIDSEFKRDGQEYVIIDTAGMRKKGKVYESTEKYSVLRALRAIERSDVVLVVIDAETGIIEQDKKIAGYAHEAGRGVVLVVNKWDAVEKDERTMNEFEKKIRAHFQFLDYAPIVFVSAQTKQRLHALVPMIDQVAENHNLRVQTNILNEVVMDAVAMNPTPTDKGRRLKIYYATQVAVKPPTFVIFVNDPELMHFSYLRFLENQIREAFGFKGTPIKIFPRARK
- a CDS encoding capping complex subunit for YIEGIA, encoding MELQKYILATITTTPEKVGSGPSVFICNTDEEMETISANLEAILDGIAHQLTKDLYIIVKH
- a CDS encoding YIEGIA family protein encodes the protein MNEYTLPILFGVILGTLSRLSMLKTDYRQYPTYLHGKVIHVSLGFIAAGLGTVLVPAIMEEEFTAITFLTLAASQFRDVRNMERDTLTELDAYELVPRGNTYIEGIAIAFESRNYLVILTSFAATLAYLVWNVWAGIFAGLVAIIISHRLMSGGTLKEIVDIQQESLRFEGAGLYIDNIYIMNIGLPARQEEILEHGMGFILTPKNLDVVSTIANLGQRQAILHDISVSLGVYRDSGTPALVPLIKRDLNDGRIGVFILPQERNVDKAIRIIGNVPILENAIRMPTESKASEKERPQ
- a CDS encoding YphA family membrane protein; protein product: MEGLFFYWVSWIGWIIVTFFMNKSSTRTILSYGLLSCIALSNWKITVYSYEISGSYIVLLCFALGTSYYLSKLQNLYLMIMTLTVTAAFVAFHLFEMFDPIWIIAHRQWLLSGLMFILVWLMSDMFLQRVLSLVIGMCQGEWLYTMMLYRYSYYGTIGGLKFLDLLTAGLGFLFMLSLAEWMISSMKRYWTYSERQ
- a CDS encoding YpzI family protein — its product is MGKDRQEKKLRKKEGLENDRDQRLNYKGSTTMESPEEARNRNRQ
- the fni gene encoding type 2 isopentenyl-diphosphate Delta-isomerase; translated protein: MSRQQRKIEHIQHALSTGQNRTHGLDDVKFVHQSLPDTDVEQVKLNTKVGELSLSSPLFINAMTGGGGEKTLELNQMLARVANATGISIAVGSQMSALKHDEERKTFEIVRKENSNGVVFANLGSEATVEQAEQAVEMLNADALQIHLNVIQELVMPEGDRCFSGALERIEQIANCLKVPIIVKEVGFGMSRETVKQLESVGVSIIDIGGFGGTNFSKVENERRVHILSYFNEWGISTAASIVEATTGRDNVPIIASGGIQNAMDVAKSLALGASAVGIAGFFLNIALQEGEAALISEIEQLHVDLKIIMTALGVNSIAELQRAPLVIAGSTQHWLTERGIDTTLYSSRTVR
- the rpsA gene encoding 30S ribosomal protein S1, with protein sequence MAEEMNQEVSEMKSFEVGDTVTGTVTKVDEKQVLVDIGYKTEGIVPISELSSLHIEKAGDAVSEGDELTLKVKKLDDDEIVLSKRAVDAEKAWADLQQKFENNVVFEAEVKDVVKGGLVVDLGVRGFIPASLVERHFVEDFSDYKGRTLSLKVVELDEEKNRVILSHRAVLEDELEQKKHDTLDSLQEGQVLSGTVQRLTDFGAFVDIGGVDGLVHISQLAHHHVEQPSEVVEEGQSVNVKVLSVDRDNERISLSIKDTLPGPWEQVSEEVKAGSVLEGTVKRLVTFGAFVEVLPGVEGLVHISQIANRHIGTPNEVLEEGQTVKVKVLDVSTDEKRISLSIRELEENKPAKEDYSSYQSDEETTSGFQLGDILGDDLKKFK